The region ATGGTTCGCTGCGGGTACGGGTGGCGATGACCAAGCCGAGCACTTTGCCCCGGGCATCGAGGGGGATCAGGCGGGCCGTTCCTGGCGCGCTGCAGGCAAAGAGGCCGGCCATGGGGTCGGCGGGCACGGTGTTCATTGTGGGTAGCGGCAGGGGCACAGTGCGGGGGCGGGCTTCGGCAAGAACGGTTGTGTACACCGATCCGGGCGGGATGCGGCAGGTCATCTCTGGTGCAGGCCCACCGGCGGGCCGTGCCGGCCCGGGCCCCGCCACGGCCAGGCGATGCAGCAGGCCCTGGGCGGAGACGCACACGTCGTCGGGGGCGACGACGTCTTCCCACACGAGCACCTCGGCGGTGTCGGCGAGCTGCGGCACCAGTATCTGGGCCAGCCCTCGGGCCGCTTGCCGCAGGTCCAAGGTGGTGCCGATGCGCTCGCCGGCCTCGGCCAGCAGCGCGAACCGCTGGCGGGCCCGCTCGGCTCTCAGATGGTCGGCTTGGTTCTCGGTGATGTCGATGACTGAGGCAATCACGCCGAGCCGCTCACCGTCGCCGTCGGTCAACGGGGCGTAGGAGCATGACCAGACGCGGTCCTGTTCGGGGGCGGCGGCGGTGCGGCCGGTGCGGACATCAGTCACGGCGCGGCCGGTTTGGAGTACGCGCCGCATGGACGCTTCCACCGCCGCGTGATCAATGCCGGGAACCACGTGATGGATGCGCTTACCGACATGGTCGGCTGCAGGCAGGCCGTTCATGTCGGCGAGTGCGCCGTTGACCCGCACGTAGCGCAGCTCCTGGTCGAGGAGTGCCAGGCCGATCGGTGACTGGCCGAACAGTCCTTCCAAAGCGGCCAGCGAGTCCCGCATTCGCCGCACGGATGAGGTCTCGGCGGCGATGACCGTCATGCCGGGCCGTCCCCGAGGGTCGGCGATCGGGCAGATCCACATCTCCATGTCGACCAGATGCCCGTCCCGATGCCGCACCGGGTACGCCCCGACTACGCTCTCACCGGCCTGAGCCCCGTCCATGAGGTCGGCTGCCAATTCATGGTTGCACTCCGGGACCAGCAGTGGGAGGCCGTCCTGGCCCAGGATCTCCTCGGGCCGCCAGCCCAGCAGCTGTTCAGCCGCCAGCGCCCACTGCCAGACACGCCCGTCGTGGTCGACGGCCCAGACCGCCATGGGAAGCAGATCCCGGAACACACTGGGATGCCCGACTGTCGGCTGACCCACGACCGGAGCGCCGTCCGAGTCCGATTGTCCTGTGACGGCCATACCAATTCCTGACGATCGCAGAGAACGCCGCACAGGCGCTGCTGCCGATTGCAACATCAAATAAATAAGTGGAAATTAGGCTATAGCGCGTAATAGGAGCAAAGCCATATATATGGCATCACGGTATGGAGACAGCCGTGGACGTCACACGGGTCGGCCGCTACTACGAGCGGTTCGCCGCGGCGTCGGGAGCCCGGCGCGTGGTAGTGACCGCGGTCACCCGCGGCGGTGACGTGAAGGGCGCCACAGCGACCGCGGCAGCGAATACGGCTCCGGCGCTTTCGCCGGGCCTGTCGTCGCTTGGGCGTGACTCGGTCCATGGGCCGTGTCGGGTCGTGTTTCGACTCAACGCCGTCAGCGAGGCGTTCGCGAAGAGCGACGGCAGGCCAAGCGCCGACACAGCGAACAGGCCCGGCCGCCCGACCCAGACTGACTCATCGAGCAGGGCCTCGACGGACGGCAAGCTGTGTATTCCACGTCGGCGGCTGCCACATGGCGGGGAAGCGCAGCCGCGGTGTACAGCGGGACCGGCGCTCCGGGCACTCGCCGACGGCATCGCCGCACGTACTGCCGGCCGCACGCACTGCCGGCCGGAATCGGAACTCGGCTACCTGGAATGACCTGCGCAGACGTGTATCCAGACTGTCCGAGTGAGAGGCTGGGACTGTGCCCGGGAGTGTGTCGGTGGTGGTGCACCCGCCGCAGCCGGACGGCGGCCGGCAGGTGACGATCCGCGGCGAGCCAGTCGGCACGGCTTATCACCTGCTGGACCTGGTCGAGCTCATGCGCCTCGCAGGCCTACCTGAGGCGGACACGACGATCGACGACCCCGAACTCATCGACTGGCGCGGTGGCGGACCCGAGGTATGGACGGCGCCAGGGTGATCTGTCGCCCTAGGCGCCGCGCGGTTTCCGGGCCGTCGCCTTCTTGGTCGTCTTCTTCGCGGCGGTCTTCTTGGCGGGCTGCTTCTTCGCCGTCTTCTTGGCCGCGGGCTTTTTCGGCATGTCGTGGACGGTGGCGTCCTCGCCGCGTGCGGTCCGGGCCTTGGTGACGGACTCCTGGAGGGCGGCCATCAGGTCCACGACCTCCCCGGTCGGCGCCTCTCGCCCGGGCGTCTGCGGAGGTTCGTGGCCTTCGCGCTTCGCCTCGATGAGCTGTTCCACGGCCTCGGTGTACTGGTCGGTGAACTCTTCGCCTTCGAGGTCGTCGCGGGTCAGGCCGTCGATCAGCAGCTCCGCTTCGGCGATCTCCTCGTCGGTGAGCTCCACCGCGCCGGGCGCCAGCTCGGACGGGTCGCGGATCTCGTCGTCCCACCGCATCGAATGCAGCACGATCACGCCGTCACGGACCCGAAGCAGGCCCAGGCGTTCGCGTCCGCTCCAGGCGAACTTGGCGACCGCCACCTTCGACGACCGCTCGAGCGCCTGGGCCAAGAGCTTGTACGGCTTCGCCGCGACCTTCCCGTCCGGCTGCAGGTAGTAGCCGTCCCCCACCCGGATGGGGTCGATGCTCTCCGCCGGCATGAACGCCACCAGCTCGATGGCCTTCGCCGTCGGCAGCGGCATCTGTTGCAGTTCTTCGTCGAGCACCGGGACGATCGTGTCCTTGGACAGCTCGTAGCCCTTCCCGATTTCGCTCTGTGTGACCTCGCGGTCCTCCAGCGAGCAGTATTTCCGGACGCGGACGCGGGCCATGTCCTCGAGGTGAACCTGGTGGAAGCGGACGCTGTGATCCTCGGTGGCGCTCACGACGTGGATGGGCACCGTGACCAGGCCGAACGAGATGGCGCCTGACCAGATGGTTCGGGGCATGGCAGACCTCCGCGACGTACCGCGAGAAAGCTGTGGGATCTCAGATTCCGTGGCCGAATCTCACGAACGGTGGCCAAGCGGCGGCCACTCGCGAGACTCCGCAGGTCGGATTCTTGCCCATCGGTGGCCGCTCCGAGGATTCGGACACGGCCGTGAGACTGGACCGGTTGACCAAGCCGTGAGACAGCGCGACAAACACCAGGTCACAGGTCGCCGTTGGCCACGGGCGGCGAGACCCTACAAAAGCCAGCCTACGAGCGTCACACCGTCCGGCGCGCGCTGCTCGGGGGCTCTGAGCCCGCAGTCCGGATGCGCATCCGGGCAGCCCGAGCGAGCCTGAAACCATGCCCGGAGAGCTCGACGTCATCGTGTACCCGCCATCCCGGACAGACGGCAGCCGACGGGTGCGCGTCAACGGAGAGCTCATCGGCACCGCACACTCGCTCGGCGAGCTGACCGTCTTCCTCCGGTACGCGGGGCTGGAAGGTGTCGACGAGATCGATGTAGCCGACTCGCACCTGATCGAGTGGCACGGCGGCGGCCCCGAAGCACAGTCGCCACCGAGGTGACGAGACCCGCCATGACGCCCGGTCTTCGAGCAGAGCCAGCACCGCATGGCCTGCGCACGCTGCGACTTCTACACCCCCAAGGGCTCCAGCAGGGGTCAGCTGCTGGAGGCCAAGGAGAACCTGCAGACGATGCTGGCCAACATCCTGCGGGTGCCGAAAACCCCATCCATGATCTGTGACCTGCAGATCCTCACGAACGGTCAGTGATCGTCGGATGGGTCGTGTCAGGCTGGTGGATCGTGCTGTTGCGACTGCCCTACCTCACCGTGTCAAGCGTGTTCGCCTTCATACGGCTGCTGCCGATGAGCGCTGTGGACAGGGACATCGAGATATTGACGCTGCGCCACCAGTTGGCTGTCCTACAGAGGCAGATCAACAGGCCGCGCGTCACCCCGGCGGACCGCGCTTTCCTGGCCGCGCTTCTCCACCAGCTCCCCAGACCCAAACTGCGGCAGCTGCACCTGATCGTCTCCCCGGACACGGTCCTGCGGTGGCACCGTGACCTCATGCGCCGTCGTCACGCCGAAGCCTCTCGTCGCAAGCGGTCCGGCAGGCCGCCAGCCCGTCGCTCCATCCAGGCCCTTGTCCTGCGCTTGGCCCGCGAGAACAGCTCCTGGGGGTATCGGCGCATCCACGGCGAACTCGCCGTGCTCGGCATCAAGGTCGCACCATCCACGGTCTGGGAGATCCTGCGGGCGCACGGGATCGAGCCAGCGCCCGAACGCAACCGTCAGACCTGGGCCGCATTCCTGCGCGGCCAGGCCCACGCGATCCTGGCCTGCGACTTCTTCACCGCCACCACCCTCAACGGTGCGACGCTGTACGTCTTCGCCGTCATCGAGCACGCAAACCGCCGCATCCGCATCCTCGGCGCGACCGCCCACCCTACTGCGGACTGGGTCACCCAGACCGCAAGGAACGCGGTCATGGACCTCCAGGATGCCGGCGCCACCGTCCGATACCTGATCAGGGACCGCGACAGCAAGTTCACTGGCGCGTTCGATGCCGTCTTTGAGGCCGAGGGCATCGAGATCGTCACCACCGGCATCCGCGTTCCCCGCATGAACTCGATCATGGAGCGCTGGGTACAGACCTGCCGGCACGAGCTCCTCGACCGCACCTTGATCTTGAACCAGGCCCACCTGCTCCACGCGCTCGGCGAGTTCGAGTCGATCTACAACCAGCATCGGCCTCACCGCACCCTGCACAGCGCAGCTCCCCTTCGGCCGCTCCGCGAACCGATCACCGAACCGGACCGACTCGACCACCTCGACATCCGTCGACGCGACCGACTCGGCGGCCTCTTCCACGAGTACGCACACGCGGCCT is a window of Streptomyces sp. NBC_00271 DNA encoding:
- a CDS encoding SpoIIE family protein phosphatase, translated to MAVWAVDHDGRVWQWALAAEQLLGWRPEEILGQDGLPLLVPECNHELAADLMDGAQAGESVVGAYPVRHRDGHLVDMEMWICPIADPRGRPGMTVIAAETSSVRRMRDSLAALEGLFGQSPIGLALLDQELRYVRVNGALADMNGLPAADHVGKRIHHVVPGIDHAAVEASMRRVLQTGRAVTDVRTGRTAAAPEQDRVWSCSYAPLTDGDGERLGVIASVIDITENQADHLRAERARQRFALLAEAGERIGTTLDLRQAARGLAQILVPQLADTAEVLVWEDVVAPDDVCVSAQGLLHRLAVAGPGPARPAGGPAPEMTCRIPPGSVYTTVLAEARPRTVPLPLPTMNTVPADPMAGLFACSAPGTARLIPLDARGKVLGLVIATRTRSEPFDEQDTVLINELVARAALNIDNARLYASRREAALTLQRSLLKPLPTVPGLELASGYLPASSDNEVGGDWLDVLTLSDNKTGLIIGDVMGHGIRAAAFMGQLRTMARALASQSVPPIDLLQQLDATVADFGDSELATCAYAVYDPATASCLITRAGHPPPLLVDPHGAVRFLDGTCGPPLGAPFSDAFESERVPLPPGSFLALYTDGLIESHDHDLDHGLGRLAHALGQSRPTLCETRDHVFSQLLPAPLHDDVAILLARPR
- the ku gene encoding non-homologous end joining protein Ku produces the protein MPRTIWSGAISFGLVTVPIHVVSATEDHSVRFHQVHLEDMARVRVRKYCSLEDREVTQSEIGKGYELSKDTIVPVLDEELQQMPLPTAKAIELVAFMPAESIDPIRVGDGYYLQPDGKVAAKPYKLLAQALERSSKVAVAKFAWSGRERLGLLRVRDGVIVLHSMRWDDEIRDPSELAPGAVELTDEEIAEAELLIDGLTRDDLEGEEFTDQYTEAVEQLIEAKREGHEPPQTPGREAPTGEVVDLMAALQESVTKARTARGEDATVHDMPKKPAAKKTAKKQPAKKTAAKKTTKKATARKPRGA
- a CDS encoding integrase core domain-containing protein, with amino-acid sequence MLLRLPYLTVSSVFAFIRLLPMSAVDRDIEILTLRHQLAVLQRQINRPRVTPADRAFLAALLHQLPRPKLRQLHLIVSPDTVLRWHRDLMRRRHAEASRRKRSGRPPARRSIQALVLRLARENSSWGYRRIHGELAVLGIKVAPSTVWEILRAHGIEPAPERNRQTWAAFLRGQAHAILACDFFTATTLNGATLYVFAVIEHANRRIRILGATAHPTADWVTQTARNAVMDLQDAGATVRYLIRDRDSKFTGAFDAVFEAEGIEIVTTGIRVPRMNSIMERWVQTCRHELLDRTLILNQAHLLHALGEFESIYNQHRPHRTLHSAAPLRPLREPITEPDRLDHLDIRRRDRLGGLFHEYAHAA